In Falco naumanni isolate bFalNau1 chromosome 5, bFalNau1.pat, whole genome shotgun sequence, the following are encoded in one genomic region:
- the SCNN1A gene encoding amiloride-sensitive sodium channel subunit alpha: MPEGEKTGQCKQEEEQEQKEEEREGLIEFYGSYQELFQFFCSNTTIHGAIRLVCSKKNKMKTAFWSVLFFLTFGLMYWQFGILYREYFSYPVNLNLNLNSDRLTFPAVTLCTLNPYRYSAIRKKLDELDQITHQTLLDLYDYNMSLARSDWSMQSTRKRSSRSLLHHVQRHPLRRQKRDNLVNLPENSPSVDKNDWKIGFVLCSENNKDCFHQAYSSGVDAVREWYSFHYINILAQMPDAKALDESDFENFIYACRFNEATCDKANYTHFHHPLYGNCYTFNDNSSSLWTSSLPGISNGLSLVVRTEQNDFIPLLSTVTGARVMVHDQNEPAFMDDGGFNVRPGIETSISMRKEMTVRLGGSYSDCTEDGSDVPVQNLYSSRYTEQVCIRSCFQLNMVERCGCAYYFYPLPAGAEYCDYTKHVAWGYCYYKLLAEFKADVLGCFHKCRKPCRMTEYQLSAGYSRWPSAVSEDWVFYMLSQQNKYNITSKRNGVAKVNIFFEEWNYKTNGESPAFTVVTLLSQLGNQWSLWFGSSVLSVMELAELILDVIIITCILAVRWFRSRQQLSPPGPAPSSQDNTAFQDEVPALGAPHRFTVEAVVTKLPSYNSLEPRGPSRDGELGHE; the protein is encoded by the exons ATGCCAGAAGGGGAGAAGACAGGGCAATGTAAGCAAgaagaggagcaggagcagaaggaagaggagcGGGAGGGTCTCATCGAGTTCTACGGGTCCTACCAGGAGCTCTTCCAGTTCTTCTGCAGCAACACAACCATCCACGGGGCTATCCGCCTGGTGTGCTCCAAAAAGAACAAGATGAAGACAGCCTTCTGGTctgttctcttctttctcaCCTTCGGCTTAATGTACTGGCAGTTTGGGATCCTCTACAGGGAGTACTTCAGCTACCCTGTCAACCTCAACCTCAACCTCAACTCCGACAGGCTGACCTTCCCAGCCGTGACACTGTGCACACTCAATCCATACAG GTACAGTGCCATCCGGAAGAAGCTGGATGAGCTGGACCAAATCACCCATCAGACGCTGCTAGACCTTTATGACTACAACATGTCTCTGGCACGAAGCGACTGGTCCATGCAGTCCACACGGAAGCGTAGCTCAAGGAGCCTGCTCCACCACGTCCAGCGCCATCCACTGCGAAGGCAGAAGCGGGATAATTTAGTCAACCTGCCAGAGAACAGTCCCTCAGTGGACAAGAATGACTGGAAAATTGGCTTTGTTCTG TGCAGTGAGAACAACAAGGACTGCTTCCATCAGGCATACTCCTCAGGGGTGGACGCTGTGCGGGAATGGTACAGCTTTCACTACATCAATATCCTGGCGCAGATGCCTGATGCAAAAGCCCTGGATGAGTCTGACTTTGAGAATTTCATCTATGCTTGCCGCTTCAACGAAGCAACATGTGACAAAGC GAACTACACCCACTTCCACCATCCCTTGTACGGGAACTGCTACACCTTCAAcgacaacagcagcagcctgtggacATCCTCGCTGCCTGGGATCAGTAACG GTCTCTCTCTGGTGGTGCGCACTGAACAGAATGATTTCATCCCTCTGTTGTCCACGGTGACAGGAGCCAGGGTCATGGTCCATGATCAGAACGAGCCAGCCTTCATGGATGATGGGGGCTTCAATGTGCGCCCGGGTATTGAGACCTCCATCAGCATGAGAAAG GAGATGACTGTGCGTCTTGGGGGCAGCTACAGTGACTGCACAGAGGATGGCAGCGACGTGCCAGTGCAAAACCTGTACTCATCCCGCTACACTGAACAG GTCTGCATTCGCTCCTGCTTTCAGCTCAACATGGTGGAGCGCTGTGGCTGTGCCTATTACTTCTACCCGTTACCTGCCGGAGCAGAGTACTGCGACTACACAAAGCATGTAGCCTGGG gCTACTGCTATTACAAACTCCTGGCTGAATTCAAAGCCGACGTGCTGGGCTGCTTCCACAAATGCCGGAAACCTTGCAG AATGACGGAATACCAGCTGTCAGCTGGATACTCCCGCTGGCCTTCTGCTGTCTCAGAG GACTGGGTTTTTTACATGCTTTCCCAACAGAACAAATACAATATCACGTCCAAGAG GAACGGAGTTGCCAAAGTGAATATCTTCTTTGAGGAGTGGAACTACAAGACCAACGGGGAGTCTCCAGCCTTCACG GTGGTGACTCTGCTGTCCCAGCTTGGGAACCAGTGGAGTCTCTGGTTTGGATCTTCTGTCCTGTCTGTGATGGAGCTTGCAGAGCTGATTCTGGATGTCATTATCATCACCTGTATCTTGGCCGTACGCTGGTTCCGTTCTCGGCAGCAGCTTTCTCCACCGGGACCCgctcccagcagccaggatAACACTGCTTTCCAAGACGAGGTGCCAGCTCTCGGTGCTCCTCACCGCTTCACTGTTGAGGCCGTAGTGACCAAGCTGCCATCCTACAACAGCCTGGAACCACGCGGGCCAAGCAGGGACGGCGAGCTGGGACATGAGTGA